A genome region from Musa acuminata AAA Group cultivar baxijiao chromosome BXJ3-5, Cavendish_Baxijiao_AAA, whole genome shotgun sequence includes the following:
- the LOC103985661 gene encoding probable indole-3-pyruvate monooxygenase YUCCA9: MVFMADQFDFFSRRCAWVNGPIIVGSGPSGLAVAASLKEHGVPFVILERSDCIASLWQKRTYDRLKLHLPKQFCQLPNFPFPEDYPEYPTKKQFVDYLESYAKHFEISPRFNQSVQSARYDETSGLWRVRTVGTGAEAGNRSHEMEYIGRWLVVATGENAEKVVPELEGLGEFGGDVTHACDYKSGEAYRGKRVLVVGCGNSGMELCLDLCDHDAFPAMVVRESVHVLPREVLGKSTFELAVMLMKWLPLWLVDKILLVLAWLVLGSISKYGLRRPSTGPLELKNTQGRTPVLDIGALGKIRSGDIKVVPGIKRFSPGRVELADGQVLDIDSVVLATGYRSNVPQWFQGCDFFSKDGFPKTPFPNGWKGQSGLYAVGFTRRGLSGASSDAVKAAKDIGRMWREETKPAKRPVACHRRCISQI, translated from the exons ATGGTCTTCATGGCTGATCAATTCGACTTCTTCTCGCGGAGGTGCGCGTGGGTGAACGGTCCGATCATCGTCGGGTCCGGCCCCTCCGGCCTGGCCGTCGCAGCATCCCTGAAGGAGCACGGCGTGCCCTTCGTCATCCTCGAGCGATCCGACTGCATTGCCTCCCTCTGGCAGAAGCGCACCTACGACCGCCTGAAGCTTCACCTCCCCAAGCAATTCTGCCAGCTGCCCAACTTCCCCTTCCCGGAGGACTACCCCGAGTACCCCACCAAGAAGCAGTTCGTCGACTACCTGGAGTCGTACGCCAAGCACTTCGAGATCAGCCCCCGGTTCAACCAGTCCGTGCAGTCGGCGAGGTACGACGAGACGAGCGGGCTGTGGCGCGTGAGGACCGTCGGAACCGGCGCCGAAGCGGGCAACAGGAGCCACGAGATGGAGTACATTGGCAGGTGGCTGGTGGTCGCCACCGGTGAGAACGCGGAGAAGGTCGTCCCCGAGCTGGAGGGACTGGGGGAGTTCGGCGGCGACGTGACCCACGCTTGCGACTACAAGTCCGGCGAGGCCTACCGCGGCAAGCGCGTGCTGGTGGTCGGCTGCGGAAACTCCGGCATGGAGCTCTGCCTCGACCTCTGCGACCACGACGCCTTCCCTGCCATGGTGGTCCGCGAGTCG GTTCATGTACTGCCGAGGGAGGTTCTCGGGAAATCCACGTTCGAGCTGGCTGTTATGCTGATGAAGTGGCTGCCGCTGTGGCTGGTGGACAAGATCCTGCTGGTATTGGCATGGCTGGTGTTGGGAAGCATCTCCAAGTATGGGTTGAGGAGGCCGTCCACAGGTCCCCTGGAGCTCAAGAATACGCAGGGGAGGACCCCTGTCCTCGACATCGGGGCTCTCGGCAAGATCAGATCCGGCGACATCAAGGTGGTCCCTGGAATCAAGAGGTTCTCACCGGGAAGAGTTGAGCTCGCCGACGGCCAGGTCCTCGACATCGATTCCGTCGTCTTGGCCACCGGATACCGCAGCAATGTCCCTCAGTGGTTTCAG GGATGTGATTTCTTCTCCAAGGATGGGTTTCCAAAGACTCCATTCCCCAACGGGTGGAAGGGGCAGTCTGGCCTCTACGCAGTGGGCTTCACGAGGAGAGGCCTCTCTGGTGCTTCCTCAGATGCAGTGAAGGCGGCCAAGGACATCGGTCGCATGTGGAGGGAGGAGACGAAGCCCGCAAAGCGGCCTGTCGCCTGCCACCGGAGATGCATCTCGCAGATCTGA
- the LOC135637751 gene encoding uncharacterized protein LOC135637751 → MSTKKGRKGPMDLYMLQGSQKQQGQAEGSKLRQTNISDACDKEIRGRTIQHIARFFYQAGLPLSTTRLDSFKDMIEAIGRYGAGLNPPSYYEMRVPLLQKELNYTDDLLKGHKESWATHGCSIMSDVWTDRRRRSIINFMVNCSLGTMFVKSIDASSFVKSGDKIYDLLDNFVEEIGEENIVQIITDNGSNYVLAGKLLESKRQHLYWTPCAAHCIDLMLEDIGKILEIKKTLERAIFVVGFLYNHIGALNMMREFTGNKELVRHGVTRFVTSFLTLQSVHRQKHTLRNMFTSEKWVTSKWAKEAKEAKGKRAADIILMPSFLESYSLYIKGNGPSCSSPSIGG, encoded by the exons atgagtactaaaaaaggtagaaaaggaccgatggatctatatatgcttcaaggatcccagaaacaacaagggcaagcagaaggctcaaaattgagacaaacaaatataagtgatgcttgtgataaagaaataagaggaagaacaattcagcacattgctcgcttcttctatcaggctggtcttccccttagtacaactcgtttagacagttttaaggatatgattgaagctattggaagatatggtgcaggattaaatcctccaagttattatgagatgcgagttccattgctgcaaaaagagttgaattatacagatgacttactaaagggtcataaagaatcatgggcaacacatggttgctctattatgtcagatgtttggactgacaggaggcgcaggagtataattaattttatggttaattgttctttagggactatgtttgtgaagtcaatagatgcttcatcttttgtaaaatctggagacaagatatatgatttacttgacaatttcgtggaagaaattggagaagaaaatatcgttcaaatcataaccgacaatggaagcaactatgttttagctg gtaaattgcttgaatcaaaaagacaacacttgtattggactccatgtgcagcacattgtattgatttaatgttggaagatattggaaagatcttagaaatcaagaaaaccttagaaagggcaatttttgttgttggatttctttataatcacattggggctttgaatatgatgagagaatttacagggaataaagaattagtgagacatggtgttacccgatttgttacttcattcttgacattacagagcgtgcatcgtcaaaaacatactctgagaaatatgtttacctctgagaaatgggtgacaagcaaatgggcaaaagaagcaaaagaagcaaaaggcaagagggctgctgatatcatcttaatgccatcctttttggaatcatatagtttatatattaaaggtaatgggccctcttgttcgagtccttcgattggtggataa